A stretch of the Argentina anserina chromosome 6, drPotAnse1.1, whole genome shotgun sequence genome encodes the following:
- the LOC126799496 gene encoding protein CHROMOSOME TRANSMISSION FIDELITY 7, with protein MQSRISTFFKPSSSSIPPKPADPPPISDTDDDELSIWEEKQHQQLSTYKRRTPNPQSWDKQLANTPISVVGSPKPESNVPGMTVVKNKKRSYAQYHLDLGQSDFLLKTCAECGVMYVTGDEGDEKAHKGFHNDYTRGIQFKGWSNERIVQEPTVGGGRILMVLDGDPPAQRNKVEKVVTMMEIELGSGWILPKLFKVYLFILSARIVGCLVTEPITKAHKVLSCAVDGRSSSTSVTTNRTKLTSLQFGEIKFHREFIRKAPSAPEPLNEYFTGAIICENEVVPAVCGIRAIWVTPANRRKRIATQLLDALRKSFCTGLVLEHSQLAFSQLASAGNALVSNYIGGEQFLVYNANNVAS; from the exons ATGCAATCAAGGATCAGCACCTTCTTCaaaccctcttcttcttctattccACCCAAACCTGCCGACCCACCTCCCATTTCCGACACCGATGACGACGAACTGAGCATATGGGAAGAGAAGCAACACCAACAGCTCTCCACCTACAAGCGAAGAACTCCAAACCCACAAAG TTGGGATAAGCAATTGGCAAACACACCCATTTCAGTTGTCGGCTCTCCGAAGCCGGAATCCAATGTACCGGGAATGACAGTGgtcaagaacaagaagagaaGCTATGCGCAGTACCACTTAGACTTGGGGCAGTCTGATTTTCTTCTCAAGACTTGTGCCGAGTGCGGGGTCATGTATGTGACTGGAGATGAGGGGGATGAGAAGGCTCACAAGGGATTTCACAATGACTATACTCGCGGAATTCAATTCAAG GGTTGGAGCAATGAGAGGATTGTGCAAGAGCCTACAGTTGGAGGAGGTCGGATACTAATGGTGTTGGATGGTGATCCTCCTGCTCAGAGGAACAAG GTTGAGAAAGTTGTGACCATGATGGAGATTGAGCTTGGCAGTGGGTGGATTCTGCCCAAGTTATTTAAG GTGTATCTGTTTATCTTGTCCGCAAGAATCGTAGGCTGCCTGGTTACTGAACCTATAACAAAGGCACACAAAGTTCTGTCATGTGCAGTTGATGGAAGATCAAGTTCTACTAGTGTAACGACAAATAGAACAAAGTTAACTTCTCTCCAGTTTGGGGAAATCAAATTTCACAGGGAATTCATAAGAAAAGCTCCTTCTGCTCCTGAACCGTTGAATGAGTACTTCACTGGTGCTATCATTTGTGAAAACGAAGTAGTACCTGCTGTCTGCGGCATTAGAGCCATTTGGGTTACTCCAGCGAACAGAAGGAAACGCATAGCCACCCAGTTATTGGATGCCCTGAG GAAAAGTTTCTGCACGGGACTTGTCCTTGAGCACTCTCAGTTGGCATTCTCTCAACTAGCATCGGCTGGAAACGCATTGGTATCAAATTACATTGGCGGTGAACAATTTTTGGTGTACAACGCCAACAATGTGGCCTCATGA
- the LOC126800332 gene encoding uncharacterized protein LOC126800332 — translation MAEFPPNVYDAQLWLPSETFFNDVVPSSPLPPLLQSRVSSTTTDDIARRLAALTLLKQRRCLGLHLQRFRPPVRTGQLDCQYCQSYLPGLGNASGAYLPGTELYHHNPFPNPVQLPVSDVGLVEPRPRALSRLHNQVQIRNQNQNQNRILQFQGNGIAPMPGVKRVSGGTGVFHPRVVGSTTTMVAPEVKKKPGSKNRPENRGIQQRNSMNKCVNMGEENHQLCPDVILPQEWTY, via the exons ATGGCCGAGTTTCCTCCTAATGTTTACGACGCTCAACTGTGGCTTCCTTCTGAGACTTTCTTCAACGACGTCGTCCCGTCGTCTCCACTCCCACCGCTGCTGCAGAGCCgtgtctcctccaccaccaccgaCGACATCGCTCGTCGCCTTGCCGCTCTCACTCTCCTCAAACAACGTCGCTGTCTCGGCCTGCACCTTCAG CGGTTCAGACCCCCGGTTCGGACCGGCCAGCTTGATTGCCAGTACTGCCAGAGTTATCTTCCCGGCCTCGGCAACGCCAGTGGAGCCTACCTTCCCGGGACTGAGCTCTATCACCACAACCCGTTCCCGAACCCGGTCCAGCTTCCG GTTAGTGATGTTGGCCTTGTGGAACCTAGACCTAGGGCTTTGAGCAGGCTTCATAACCAAGTTCAAATccgaaaccaaaaccaaaaccaaaaccgcaTTCTCCAATTTCAGGGAAATGGGATTGCCCCAATGCCTGGTGTCAAGAGAGTTTCCGGCGGCACCGGTGTTTTCCATCCCCGGGTTGTGGGCTCAACCACAACCATGGTGGCTCCTGAGGTCAAGAAGAAGCCTG GGTCAAAAAATAGGCCAGAGAACAGAGGCATTCAGCAAAGGAACTCAATGAATAAATGCGTTAATATGGGCGAAGAAAATCACCAGCTATGTCCTGATGTTATATTACCTCAAGAGTGGACGTACTGA